In Bacillus toyonensis BCT-7112, a single window of DNA contains:
- a CDS encoding PspA/IM30 family protein produces MKQSLFGRVRDAILADFHNVLDEKERKNPIAMLNQYLRDSEREITKIEKLIQRHKTLKSNFARELEQARYFVNKRSKQAIIAQEAGELQLHERALEEVAYYEGQVTRLEEMYAGVVEQIDELERRLSEMKNKLKEMNAKRMELMARENMAHANRRMNTAIHKMDENNPFLRFKEIEDHIRDIELRINEEHERDTFDMKIAKLEREMKEKNEVSLTKEVTK; encoded by the coding sequence ATGAAACAATCTTTATTCGGACGTGTACGCGATGCAATTTTAGCTGATTTTCATAATGTGTTAGATGAGAAAGAAAGAAAAAATCCAATTGCAATGTTAAACCAATATTTACGCGATAGTGAGCGTGAAATAACAAAAATTGAGAAGTTAATTCAGCGTCATAAAACATTAAAATCTAACTTCGCTCGTGAGCTTGAGCAAGCACGCTATTTTGTTAACAAAAGATCAAAGCAAGCTATCATTGCTCAAGAAGCAGGCGAATTACAACTGCATGAACGTGCATTAGAAGAAGTGGCGTATTATGAAGGGCAAGTAACTCGCTTAGAAGAAATGTATGCTGGTGTTGTAGAGCAAATTGATGAGTTAGAGCGTCGTCTTTCAGAAATGAAAAATAAATTAAAAGAAATGAACGCAAAGCGTATGGAATTAATGGCTCGTGAAAATATGGCGCATGCAAACCGCCGTATGAATACTGCTATTCATAAAATGGATGAAAATAATCCGTTCTTACGATTCAAAGAAATTGAAGATCACATTCGTGACATAGAGCTTCGTATAAATGAAGAGCATGAGCGTGATACATTTGATATGAAAATTGCAAAGCTTGAGCGTGAAATGAAAGAGAAAAATGAAGTATCGTTAACG
- a CDS encoding Na+/H+ antiporter NhaC family protein encodes MKETRGNGLALLPLGIFLALFIGSGIITGDFYKLPILVAISIAVGIALVMNRKESFNVKVERFAKGAGNPDIMIMVLIFVLAGAFSETAKGMGGVDSTVNLALTILPPGFIVAGIFVIGAFISLAMGTSMGTIAALAPIAVGISGQTDISIALTMATVVGGAMFGDNLSFISDTTIAAVRSQGTEMKDKFKTNFLIVLPAAIITIVLLVIITSGSDTQVKAHSFDWIKILPYAGVLITALLGWNVLIVLTGGTVLSGAIGLIDGSYTLESFFKSVTTGMGGMMELVLLAILIGGMVELIQYNGGIQYLMNLLTRNIRSKKGAEFGIAGLVSMTNMCTANNTISIIFTGPLAKNIADQYEIDPRKSASVLDLFSCCVQGLIPYGAQMLTAAGFAALSPIELLPYAFYPILVGVCGIVSILIGFPKFSKVAEKKEYHKTA; translated from the coding sequence TTGAAAGAAACGAGAGGAAATGGTTTAGCTTTATTACCACTTGGGATATTTTTAGCGCTATTTATTGGTTCTGGAATTATTACGGGTGATTTCTATAAATTGCCGATACTTGTAGCGATTTCAATTGCTGTAGGAATTGCTTTGGTGATGAATCGTAAAGAAAGTTTTAATGTGAAAGTAGAAAGATTCGCTAAAGGTGCAGGAAATCCGGATATTATGATTATGGTATTAATTTTTGTACTTGCAGGTGCATTTTCTGAAACAGCAAAAGGAATGGGCGGAGTAGACTCAACTGTTAATTTAGCGTTAACTATTTTGCCACCAGGATTTATCGTAGCTGGAATTTTTGTTATAGGTGCGTTTATTTCATTAGCGATGGGAACTTCAATGGGAACAATTGCAGCGTTAGCACCGATTGCTGTAGGTATTAGTGGACAAACTGATATCTCAATTGCACTTACGATGGCTACTGTTGTTGGTGGAGCGATGTTTGGTGATAATTTATCATTTATTTCAGATACAACAATCGCAGCTGTTCGTTCGCAAGGAACAGAAATGAAAGATAAGTTTAAAACGAACTTTTTAATTGTATTGCCAGCTGCTATTATTACAATTGTACTATTAGTAATAATTACTTCAGGAAGTGATACGCAGGTTAAAGCTCATAGTTTTGATTGGATAAAGATTTTACCGTATGCAGGAGTACTTATTACCGCGCTACTTGGCTGGAATGTACTTATTGTGTTAACTGGTGGAACTGTATTATCTGGCGCTATCGGTCTTATAGATGGAAGTTACACGTTGGAGAGTTTCTTTAAAAGTGTAACGACTGGAATGGGCGGTATGATGGAGTTAGTATTACTTGCTATTTTAATCGGAGGTATGGTTGAACTAATTCAATATAATGGTGGGATTCAATATTTAATGAATCTTTTAACGCGTAATATTCGTTCGAAAAAAGGCGCAGAGTTCGGTATTGCTGGTTTAGTGAGTATGACGAATATGTGTACAGCGAATAATACGATTTCAATTATCTTTACAGGCCCGCTTGCGAAAAACATTGCAGATCAATATGAAATTGATCCCCGTAAATCAGCAAGTGTATTAGACCTTTTCTCATGTTGTGTGCAAGGATTAATTCCGTATGGTGCTCAAATGTTAACTGCGGCAGGGTTTGCTGCTTTATCTCCGATTGAACTGTTACCGTATGCATTTTATCCAATTTTAGTTGGGGTATGTGGAATTGTTTCGATTTTGATTGGATTTCCGAAGTTTTCGAAAGTGGCGGAGAAAAAAGAGTATCATAAAACAGCATAA